The Roseofilum casamattae BLCC-M143 genome has a segment encoding these proteins:
- a CDS encoding Uma2 family endonuclease, whose translation MTAFILNNPETASITDEQFYQICVANRELRLERTARGDLIIMAPTGGETGKRNSDINVELNLWNRQTQLGVVFDSSTCFHLPDGSDRSPDASWIPLAKWDALTAEEKEKFLPLCPDFVIELRSPSDSVKLLQSKMQEYLENGTRLGWLINPKNRQVEVYRQGQEKEILDNPTTLSGENVLLGFVLNLSSIW comes from the coding sequence ATGACAGCATTTATTTTAAATAATCCAGAAACCGCCTCGATTACTGACGAACAATTTTATCAAATTTGTGTTGCCAACCGCGAGTTAAGATTAGAACGAACAGCTCGAGGAGACTTAATTATTATGGCGCCGACAGGGGGAGAAACTGGAAAACGGAACTCCGATATTAATGTCGAACTCAATTTATGGAACCGCCAAACGCAATTAGGAGTAGTCTTTGATTCTTCGACATGCTTTCACCTTCCCGATGGTAGCGATCGCTCTCCCGATGCCTCTTGGATACCGTTAGCCAAATGGGACGCTTTAACCGCAGAAGAGAAAGAGAAATTCCTGCCTTTGTGTCCCGATTTTGTTATAGAATTGCGATCGCCCAGCGATTCGGTTAAACTCCTGCAAAGTAAAATGCAGGAATATCTGGAGAATGGCACTCGTTTGGGTTGGCTGATTAACCCGAAAAACCGTCAAGTTGAAGTTTATCGTCAGGGACAAGAAAAAGAAATATTAGACAATCCAACGACCTTATCTGGAGAAAATGTTTTACTCGGTTTCGTTTTAAATCTTTCCTCAATCTGGTAA
- a CDS encoding Uma2 family endonuclease has product MTTFILNNPETASITEEQFYQICAANRELRLERTARGDLIIMAPTGGGTGNRNLKIAQQLANWTDADGTGIGFDSSTCFKLPQGPDYSPDASWIPLAKWDALTAEEKEKFLPLCPDFVIELRSPTGGLRPSPSDSVKLLQSKMQEYLENGTRLGWLINPKNCQVEVYRQGQEKEILDNPTTLSGENVLPGFVLNLSSIW; this is encoded by the coding sequence ATGACAACATTTATTTTGAATAATCCAGAAACGGCCTCGATTACCGAGGAACAATTTTATCAAATTTGTGCGGCTAACCGCGAGTTAAGATTAGAACGAACAGCTCGAGGAGACTTAATCATTATGGCACCGACAGGAGGAGGGACGGGAAACCGGAATTTGAAGATCGCTCAACAATTAGCCAATTGGACGGATGCAGACGGAACCGGAATCGGGTTTGATTCTTCTACTTGTTTTAAGCTTCCTCAAGGGCCGGATTATTCCCCCGATGCATCGTGGATACCTTTAGCTAAATGGGATGCCTTAACCGCAGAAGAAAAAGAGAAATTCCTGCCTTTATGTCCCGATTTTGTTATAGAATTGCGTTCCCCTACGGGGGGTCTTCGACCATCGCCCAGCGATTCGGTTAAACTCCTGCAAAGTAAAATGCAGGAATATCTGGAGAATGGCACTCGTTTGGGTTGGCTGATTAACCCGAAAAACTGTCAAGTTGAAGTTTATCGTCAGGGACAAGAAAAAGAAATATTAGACAATCCAACGACCTTATCCGGAGAAAATGTTTTACCCGGTTTCGTTTTAAATCTTTCCTCGATCTGGTAA
- a CDS encoding type II toxin-antitoxin system VapC family toxin has product MAEFIILDSAPVGLITNPKATPIALRCQQWLLGLIDRDYEVVLPEIVDYEVRRELLRANKVNGLARLDRLRSELVYLPITSEVMLKAAQLWAEARHKGKPTADNKALDGDVILAAQALSLEDDGHEVLVATSNVKHLSLFVKAKLWENI; this is encoded by the coding sequence ATGGCTGAATTTATTATCTTAGATTCTGCACCAGTCGGGTTAATTACAAATCCGAAAGCTACTCCCATCGCTTTACGCTGTCAGCAATGGTTGCTAGGTCTTATAGATCGCGATTATGAAGTTGTTTTACCTGAAATTGTTGATTACGAAGTTAGACGAGAACTGTTGAGAGCAAATAAAGTAAATGGATTGGCAAGACTGGATCGACTGAGATCTGAACTGGTCTATCTTCCCATTACAAGTGAAGTAATGCTAAAAGCTGCTCAACTATGGGCTGAAGCTAGACACAAAGGTAAGCCTACAGCTGATAATAAAGCTCTCGATGGTGATGTTATCCTAGCAGCCCAAGCGCTTTCGTTAGAAGATGATGGCCATGAGGTACTGGTTGCGACAAGTAACGTGAAGCATTTATCTCTCTTTGTCAAAGCAAAGTTATGGGAGAATATCTGA